AGGACATTTCTTGatcacaataattaaaaaaagctcattttAGTGGTCCTTAtcaatgtgtgtatgtaaaaaGATGAATGTAGGCCGTTCAAAttgttctctgtttttgttaattCTGATAAAGGTCAGTCAAAAATCAGTCAGGCTGTAGTATAAAGCCTATACAAGAGTGATCATTTAGATCTCAAATCTCAATATTCACTTTGGAATTAGACATTTAATGAAATTCTCCCACTATCAATTATAGTATCCATTAATACAAATGAGACTTTGTGTATGTGGAAAACTTGCTGTTCCTGGCCTGTATCTGTCTAGTGTAAATGGTTTAGAGTCACTGCATCTCTAAATGGGATTTTTCAGGATTAGCCACACTTTCTCTAGGCCATTCTAATCTGAGGGTTTATCTCTTATTTGCTCAGCAGCCTGTGATCTCAATGTTGCTGAATAATCTTATCAACCTTTGTCTTGATTGTATGTAGACGTAGATTATACATTAtccatatttgtattttaatttctgcgacttcttgttttgtgttttttgcaggtGCCAGACCCCAAAATccatcacttcctcctcttccaatGTTTCCTTGGCAGCATGTCACACTGCCACACCTATGACAGCGCAGTAAAGCTTTAGTGAAGAGGAacttattttctattatttatttaattcctccgcttcctcttccttcttttcctcttcctgttttggcCATTGATCCTCTAAAAGACTTCTACAgctgggacacaaacacacacctctacCTATGCTGAGTCCTGAGAGGTGATAAAGTACATTAGGAAGTGATCTACAGGACAGGAAACTAAATGACCTGATGAACCTCAGAAACTCTATAAAACaccacttcctgctgctctACGGATGTAAATACCCACCAGAACCCCTTCTCCCTTTGCATGAGCCTCAGATCGTCCTTTTAAAACAACTGGCTGcctgactgtgtgagtgtgtgtgtgtgtgtgtgtgtgtgtgtgtgtgtgtgtgtgtgtgtgtgtgtgtgtgtgtgtgtgtgtgtgtgtgtgtgtgtgtgtgtgtgtgtgtgtgtgtgtattcagggCTGTGTGATTGCCTTTTTGTGTTTCTAATTGTGATCAATACAGATCTGAAAGCTCACAAACTGCTTGAATCCCATGTAAGATACCAGTGTACATATTTCCTGTATTTGGTCTGTTTTCTTGGTAAAAGGGGGACAGTTGGATGGGAAATGATGTAACATTTGATGTGAGCTGTTGTTGGTCAGATAAGGTGCTCTGAAACCTGAATGATGACCTTTATCACACATGCTGTCCCTCATTATTCCTCTTTGTGTCCTCCACAATTTCTGATTTAAAAGCAATGCCTTAAAGTAATctcattgaaatgaaaatggttTTATTCATACCAGGTCAATGGGAAAAAGGCAAAGGCCACCAGGGCAGTTTAATTATTGTTgtggttaaaaatgtaaatcttttcGATATCTGTCCAAGGtttattaaacaatttaataacCTTAATAGCGACACTACAATACTAGTTTATTGTGAAAGTTCATCCTTGGCCATGGAAACAGTAGCTTGACAAATTACTCTCTGCTTTCTCCACttcaaatttaattttattatcaGGAGTTTTCTTTGTCTCTAGTCTGTCCTCTGATTGGGGACCACCTTATTCATTGTCAAACAaccaagacacaaaaacacttttctctgAATGATGAGGATACTTAAAGGCTTTCTTCCAATCATCTGATATCAGTCAACTATTCTTATATGATGATGAAGAAGCCAAAGACCTTCATTCcttcacagcagcagctttaaACATTCAGGTTGGGCACACAGTACAGCAGGTATTGAATATACTGTCACACCTGCTCACTGGTTGACTGGTTTGTTGTTTAGACAGCCATCTGCAGTCAGGTGTGTACAGTTTAGTGTCACCGGGTTCTTTACTCGCTGGAGGTCAAGAGCACCAGACAGTGGGGGTCAGTCAGACTACTTATCGCTATATTATTGATGCCACAGATCCAGTTGCAGCTGAACCCCCCTGATAGATGTTAGATAGCACAAAGCAGTAATTTACCAGTGTTTAGAAACAACATATATTACCAATGAGtcagtctgttttgttttttaacctgtttttttacaaaacttgATACATCACATTGGTGACTCTTAATGTTCAAACATTTTCAGTACCCAAAAATGGAGCCATATCGTTAATAACATCTGATAATGTGTACTTCACAGAAGTATATTGAGATGTCAGTGCTGGAGCATTTCAAATGTATGGAACATTTACTGCAACTTGTTCGTTCCAGGGCCGAAAACAGGGATGAATACTAACTAATAATTGAtctagaaaatgtaaaaaataataatgaattgtaaaaatgtcaacCACAAGTTCCCAGAGCTCCAAGTGACATTTTGTcaaaccaacagtccaaaacctaaatattttgatatggaacagagaaaaacaacaattccGCATATTGGAGAAGATAGAGCCGGaagatgtttcacattttgaacaaaaaatgtttcacaatcTTTCAGCAAATACAGTAGTTTACTAAAACGATCCATCagtaatacaaacaaaatgagaaaaaagagttttaaaatggcaaaaacacTTTCTGTGGTACAAATTACAgtttctgttttcagtgaaTTTTAAATCTGTGTTAACCTACTTCCTTTACTGTCTCAACCGTTTACAGATGCACACTGAGGATTTTATGTGTTTAGTCATCGGTTTCTGGGTACATAATTGACCCAGTTTGTAAATTTTGTGTTCTGAGGCTTCATGAAAATGTGTCTAATGGAGGaaaaaatacatgcatacaAGTGTACCTTTAATGAAGTGAAAGATTCGCCACAATGGAAGTGATTCACTGTGAGATGAAATACATTATCTATGTAGAGAAGaatatattgtacatttatttggGGATCTATTAGGCCACATTTCAGGGGGCTGTTCTTCAGATACAGATATCAAGATAATGATATTCAAGCAAGATATAAAACCATTGATGTCTGCAACACTGAAAAGAGCTTCTtaaaatgtttctctgctgtttaTTTGCTCAGTGTGTAATGCAGCATCTGCCTCAAAATATATATAGGATGAACACGGCCGTTACCAAGTCCATGTTGCCTCCAAATTTTGGTCatttataaacctttttttcatattggtCTGTAAAACCATTCATGTAAGTTTCCCGTCTGTGTCAGGGCtgtaaaatattgtataaatgtGTTGGTGTGAGGGctgtgggggaggagggaagagggaggagggaggatgccgatggaagagagggggagggacgGATGTATGCAGGGATCCAAAGACAATCAGGAAGTGACTGTGGAGGCGGTGGATACTGAGCCTGTTTCCATAGTAACCTGCCAGTGAAGGATGTTGGGATGTTGGAATGGCGGGGGGGGTTTGTATCTATATGTATGTAACATGGTGGAGCTGAGCTCATGTCTggctgacaaaaaaataaataaagatgtcaCAGGATCCGAAGCAGGATCAGATCAATCATGTTTAAATATCTCTAATCAATAGCTAAATATTTTTGTCAGGTTGTTATGTGTTTGAGAGATTACCctcaagaaaaaatatatttaatttaatttagtttaattagGATTCCTGTTAGCTTCAATGGAACTGAGGCTTTCATCCTGTTGTCCAGATTACATGCAAcatttataatacaatacaaaatacacacaatcaATAAATGCTGCAGCTACACAACCATGCAATACACCAACGTGCTCCAAACCATGACATCCTACAGTAAGTAGGGATTTATGGGTTACAGATCTAGTAATGTTACGGCATTGTGGAACCTACATGCACAAAAAGTCAGCATTATTACAACAGTTCAATGAAATAACCATagcttttatatgttttattttgttagacTAAAGCTGCAACTaaggattattttcataattgattAACTTCATTTGTAGCCATGCTAGCATCAGAGATCCAAGCATGGCGTTGTTTCACCacaaagattttattttttcagacatccatgttccccagaggatgaatcccactGACTAATAGTTCTCTGGCTTTCcatctagtgccaccatgaggttgatatgtgtagttttgagtgaaatggCGAGACATGAATTGCTGCATGATTCGAATTAACTTTCCTCTACAGCGCCATCATCAGGCCAAAATGTGTCCCATACTGTAGACTATACCTTGCTGGCATCATCTgcagactcttagtcttgtttaaattattttgtttgaccATACTCTTAGTTGAGAGGTAGCTAAACATACGCAAATTAATAACGTATCAACTCATCTAATTTCctaattaataaatcaacaatTGTTTTAGGACTACATatcacataatcacacacatacacacacagacacacacacacgcacacacaggtaTATAAATTCACCAATGCAATCTGAGTCTGGCGTAACAGaggtctcttcttcttcactcttcTTCACCCTCCAGCCTGttcacatttaatatttcatgagCAGAGTGCAGTTTTATTAGgacatatttttaattaattcacacAGATGATAAACAGTATTAAGCATTAAATGAGACCTGTTAATATTTACCAGTACGATAAAGAAACAATATCATTAATCACAATACAGAATCCCGCTTTGGATGTTAAATGAAAGAAGCTTGTGAGTTGTAATTGTTCCAAAAGCACCTCACAGACATTGAACAGTGATGACTTCATTCTCTATCCACTCCCACTGATCAGTCCTATTTATCCAGTTTATGATGGatcatttattcagtttttgtgAATTCCTGAATCCCTATTTTTCTCTAATTCATCAGAGGCTATGGAATTAAACACTGCACATTGATCCCATCTGGGAAAATGTTGTTTGGTATTGTTTTAAAGGAGCCATTCAGTTGAAGAGCAGCATTGAAGCAAACAGTCGCTAATTACTAACTGGGCTgatgctgccctctgctgtAAGAGGAGGAAACATCCCCATTAAGCAGCTTCTGTTCCACCTCAAAGCTAATCCTCATACATAAAACACAGTATATATCTAATGGACAAAAAAACCTATTCTCAAATACACTTGGAATTGACGGTTTTGTATGTTTATGAAAGTTGGACAGAAAAGAAGATTCATCACTAAAATGCAATGTAAACTTACTCATTTTGAACAAATCAATCACTTAATGTCACAAGTGTTGCCTTTATAGTTGCACAGATTCATTTATGTGGTTGTTGTGGGTATGAGAagcaataaacacattatttttcatactttGTACCGGCTAACAACCAATATGTTTACAATTGGTGTTAAACATTTAAGATCCTATTCTTTTTACAGGTTTAACATAAACTTTGGCTGCCACTAATTGGAGCAGAAGAAATCAGATTCAGGACACACTAATTTGAAATGTTATACAGTGAGACACAGCTGTAGAGTCAGATTAAGACTGTTACAATAACTTTAAGGCAGACTTTGTTAACTAAATTATGTATGAATGCACGTCTGCTGGTACAGTCAGAGTGGGGGGGTTAAACTCTAGATAGatctacaaaataaatttgGTGACAGACTGAAGAAAGCCCTAAATAAAGGAGTAAAACATAACACAATGTGGATGTTTCCATACAGCACACATTGAGGCtgaatgccccccccccaaggCCTTAAGCCCTGAACCCCCAGGGACTTCACTGACATCACCTGATAAATGATTAAGTGTGAGAGAATGCAAGGGCTTGAAACTGCCTTCCAGGCTCTTGCCTTATGAGATGCGTAGTAATTGTCAAATAATCTTTTCAACTATTCTTATTCACTATTTCTGTCTATTACACTATTCAGCTTCAATaagcaaaattaaaagaaacGGTTGATAAATAAACCAGGTGTGTAATATATTCTCTGGTTGCATtcctctgattttttttatgtaccaTCTTAAATCCTTAATGTTGATGTTCctctgtaaattaaaaaatgcaggGCCGAACACCAACGTGCCCTCCTCTTTGTTCaccttttttcctttattttacgACTCCCGGTTACCCCATGTTTTACATCACAATGTTTTGAATTGTGGGTTATTCCCTTAGGCAAACACTGCGTTCCAAATCACCTCACaacattgcaccttgaactCTGACCCCTCTTACCTATACATCTGCTGCTCAGAGGATTGTAGGTCAGAGTAGTCAGAAAGGCATGATAGCTTGTATACTGCAGAATCCTACCATATGCAGAAGGACATcttggtatttttggcatacggGATTTTATATACAATGTATTGGGATTGTATTACTTAATCTTACTAAATACAAACGAATCATATTGAATAGTATGGTAGTATGGGTATTGGTATGCACATAAACTCTGCAGAAATGTGGACTTATGGAAAGTGTGCATAAAGGGCTTTAAAATATCTGCAAGAGACACCTCAGCACTTAAAGATTTGACAGTGGGACGGTCCTAAGACCCTACAGACTTTTCAGAAACACGTCTCAAAGTACTTGAGTCTGTGAGTGTAGACATTTGGATTGGGTCGAAATCTACAAGAGGTCATTTATCCGTCCATCTTCTTCACCTGCTGGGTCATTGTGGGCTGGAGTTTTTTCCATCATGCATTGAAAATGAAGTTAGTTTTACTGCCAAAAGTTTTGctccactacatttgtctgacaatTTAAGTCCTTGGTTACTTGCAGATTCAGATCTACTTAAGTagaagatctgagtacttcttccaccactgatacTCAGTCATGCCTTAGAATACTATCAACTAAACCAAACCTCCTGTCTAATTTAATCTGTATTAAACCCTTGAAAAGATTTGgatttgattttattgttttctcatCTTGTTGAATGTTTGATGCTCACATTTCAATACAGTGTTTAGTGATAAGTCATGCAGAGGAAACTTCAAAACCACATTATTAATTGATATCATAGTCACAGTAGATAAAGTtatacatttctgtcatttattaATCCACGTAATTAAATCATGGAAATTACAAAGTACAATTTGTTTATAGCCTCTAACAATGAATTACATTGGCATTTTCCTTTAACAATTTTAAGTCCTTTCAGAGATTACATTATCAGGCACTTTGTTACTTATTCAGATCATACAGAGCTTCAACAAATCAAAATCACATGGCACTTGTGTTTAATTCCTTACAATTCTCTAGTTCTCACCCTGATTGGACAAACATATTTGTTCACTCTTGGTTGCTGGTTTACTGCTGTGTTGTCCGAGCAGAGAAATCTAACAGAGGAACATTATAGAAACCAGAAGGAAATTCACATCTGAGCTCCTCAACAGGACTAAGAAGGGTCACGTTGGTCTTGTTCAGCCAAGTCAGGAAGCTCTTCAGGTCTGAATCGCAGCGAAATCGGTTCATCTTCAGGTCAAGGAAGCTGAGAGAGCGAAAAGCGGCGGGGTCAGGGGAGGCTATGAAGTTATTGGAGAGGTGGAGTGCTTTGAGACTTTTGGGAAATATATCAGACGGGAGATAGGTCAAGCTGTTGGAGGAGAGATCCATCTCCACTACTGAGGTGAGGCCCTTGAAAAGACCCTGAGGAAGAGACTGAACCGCATTGAAGCTCAAGTTCAGACCAATCACATGTCCAAGATTATCAAATAGATTCAGGCACCTCCCCTGAGACCACATTGTCTGCAGGGAGCTGCTGTGAAGATCCAGAGCTTTGACGTTATTCAAACCAACCGCTGAAACTCTAAGCGTGCACCATCTGATGGTGTTTCCTCCATAAAAGAGATTCTGGAGGCGTTTCAGTTTAGTCAAAAACATGTAAACGTCCCCAATGTTTGTTAATCTGTTGTCCTGAATGTCCAGATGAATAATATTACCGGCAAAGCGTGAGAGACTGCTCACTGACAACTGCGTCAGTCTATTGTCATTCAACAGCAGATAATCTAAGCTGGGGAGAGATGAAGGGAAGCCGAGGTCTCGCAAAGAGTTTCCTGTGAGAATTAATGATTTTAACTGTGGTAGTCCACTAAATGAGCCATGGCCCAGAGCACCAATGTGATTGTAGGACAAGTCCAGTACCCTTAGGTTTGCCAGAGAAGCAAAAGTGTAAGAATGGATTTCCCCCAGCAGATTGTGGGACAGGTTGAGCTTTCGTAAATGTCCCTGAAGACCTTCAAAGGCATGTCTGTGTATCTGATTCACCTTGTTTTGGGAAAGGTCAATGATTGCAACTTCTTTCAGCGGACTAAAAACCCCCTGTTGCAATGCAAATATCCTGTTTTTCGACAGATCCAAAATGATGACTGAGCTGTCATTCAGGCCTGCAAACGTGCTGCGGTCTGGATCAGGAAGATTGCTGAATGAAAATCCTTTACCCATGTGTCCGGACAGTTTGAGATGGGAGATCTTAGTCCCCTTAATGGCGGTGAAAAACTGCTTGGACTTACCCACACTAAACCCGTTGTGGGACATGTCGAGTGTCTGAAAGGACATTCCCCTGAAAGGATTCCCACATTCCTGCCTGTCAAACTTTTCATTAAACATGGCCTTAAGGTGAACAGAGTTTAAATTCAGGACCTTGAAATCCTTCCCTTGAAAACCAACCAGATCAGACTCACATATTTTGTCAATTGGATTCAGCTTGAGATTCAAATCTTTCAAATTAGTAATGTTTCTAAAGAACATTGAGGGCTGGAGTCTTTTTATCTTGTTACCAAAGAGGTCAAGTGTCTCTAAGGAGGACAGTGGCTCCAGATAGTTCTCCATAAGTATGGAGTCTTGAAGCGAACAGTAATCCAGGTAGAGATTCTGCAAACCGGACAGTCCGACAAAAGCCTGCGGCTCCAGTCGAAGGCCGACGTTGAAGCCGAGCACCAGCCCCCTCAGGCGTCTTTGCCCGCTGAAGGCGTTGTTCCTGATCACAAGAGGCACATGCTGTCGTCCGAGGTCCAGCTCCTGCAGATCCTCCAGGCCCGACAGGGAGGTGGAGTTGATCTCATGGATGTGGTTCATCTCCAGGTACAGGTGGGTGAtgtggggagggagaggaggaaccCAGCGGAGTTTCTGGGAGCCACAGTTGGCTACAGAGCCGAAAAtgaggcatgatgggaaacaccCCGGCACCTGAaagaggacatttaaaaaaatgtaagtggtttattattctattttactGAAGAGAAATTACCACTTAATGCttacaataattattttgtgttgaatattcatcttttttgctcgatgtaatgtttttataattaaaataactttcaaaataaagaaatttaCAAAGACCCACACTTGTAAAAAGCTTAAGCAGTAACTAAAGATTCTTTATCTATTCATAGACATTTTAAACACCCTTGTTTGCTGCCTTTTAATGATAAATTTATCTTGTTAAACATGTTACTCATAACTGGTCTGCAGATGAACTAAAGCActtgaaagtttttttaaatcacatagTTGTGTTTGTCTTATGCAGACAGAAAGATACAGTAAACTAACTTTCttgaaaataaacaaccaaAGCAGATACATAACTGTTTTTCCATATATTGATAATCCCTGATAAAACATTTCTATACTAAAGGGAATTCAAATTAAATCTCGTTAACAGCATAATTATCGTTTTGAGAGTTCACAAAAACATTCTGCAatctttacaaaaaagaaaattcattcTTGCTCTTCTTGATTATATATCAAGTCAGAATAATTGACAAAAGTAAGACAGTTTCTAACATATCATAACTTCCTGTTTATATAAGTTGCCTTGAAATACTTAATAAagatttatcatttttcattcaatttTGATGAAATAGTATCCTTTTGTATACCATCctaataaagaaataatcttCTCTACTATATTCCCCCCccaaatacttttattttccagcaCTGCCAAACATTGCAAACTGcactttaaatttgttttgtgtttaagtaAGAGCTATACAAATTAACTTGCCTTCTCTTAAAAATTAAGGCTAGATTATTTTCGCAGTGTTCCAGTATAAATACAGTGtaatttccatttccatttattttcttacatacCTGTAGGAAAACAGAGACGACCACCACCTGAAGACTCAGCGTCCACATCTTCACACGGattgaaagaagaaatacaatttttgatatttaatgtAATAATGCACCAGTATCTGCTGCAAACCAGAGATCCACTATGCAGAGATTTCTGTTGGCAGCGGTTTTATCTGAGAGTGTGTGTCACTTGTGTTGAACAAGGTATTGATGTTGCAACATAAACATGACTCTGGATggggtttcctttttttttttccccagatttACATCAGAAAGGCAAGTACGCTTGCATGTTTGCAGTCCTTCGTTGCTATGTgctgtatgttttgtatgtttttaaggTTTGGATGGTACATtgtctgtttttccaaaaatgtgatGTTGTCAGGTTTGTGTTGTGTAAGTAGGGCCTAAATCTTGATTTAACATTGTATATATGGTTGAATAGAcgctttgaaatgtaaataatatggATTTTAGTGGAGTTTTTATGTTCTGTGACGTAACAGAGACTTCTATCAAGAGTGTAGTTTAACAAGAAAAACTAAATCCATGAAATAgtttgcaataaaaatgttcacTTATGTCTAAAACCCAATTTCTATTAGTCACaagtaaatgtattattaccCTATATGTGGGAAACATATTGTAATGTTTTTGGTGTTGTATGAACATGTTTAAGTGTATGGttgggatttgtgtgtgtggagactcATTGGGTGATGCTGCACTATAAATATACTGAAGTTGAAGTTTAAGGTTCTAAATTTaaaattcagagcataaatATTGCCTCTGCGTGGCTCTTAGCAAGGAGATGGCCGAGCTGGCTGCTGAATGCTAACTGTGCTAACGGTTCTAGCAGTGCAAACAACggaaacagtgctgacagagctaacagtgtttacctgagggggagcCAGAAGCTAAATTATGAATAGTGAAGCACCTATTGGACacataattgttattatttatatatgttttgacaaaacaaaagtaaataagattgaaaatgtatctgttatacatgaatacatttactgATATTTTCATGGGAGGAATTTTACTTACTATTCTCTATCTTCTATTCTtttgctgattgtttttttattcattaatatgtaACTAGGTGCTTCTCTGACTGTAAAAGACTGGCTGCAGTGTGCAAAAACTACACATGGTCTACTGTACACCTGTATAGACTGGTATTTCTATCACTTTCACGCAACTTAAGAAATTCCCATGTACTGAACATTTTCTTACACAGACAGATTTGAGGGCAAACTGTTTTAGTCACAGGACATGTCTGGTTTTGCGTAATACTTCCTCTCGTACAACAGATGAGTACGTTATTTCAACGAGTTGCATATTTTTCCGCAGTTTCCTAAAAAGCCTCTTCCTCATTAGATATCACAAAGTTTTAGGACTTCCCATATGTTGACTagctctctgtttctgttgtaGCCTTCTAGTCTAAAACAGTAGATCATATAGGTATATCTCACTGTGATTATTAGTTATAGTTTATGGTTGTCCCCCTATTCTGTTTGGGAAACCGTCCAGCCAATTAATGTCCAAATTAGGAAGCCTGCATGTATGATGGTtgatgtttcatattcattgtaTTGCCAAAAACACTGCAGAGTACAGCGGTGTGTGGTTCAATCACACAGGGATGGTGAATTCCACAACCTCTGGAGAGTGGAGGTTGGTCAAATAcaatgcagagagaaagagagacagacgttGACTGACATGGTGGCAATACTGTTACAGCTTCTCCCTTAAGGGATAGAGGGCAACTAttacttacttttatttttggaataACATAGTTACTTCACTTGAGAATTTCCattgtatgcttttttttacacttcactACAACTCAAAtggtaaatattatactttttccTTTACTACATTTACATCTTCATACACATcatcaaaaaataaacacaagcatCTAGACCCAACCTCAAATTTGATGCCAATGCAAAAAAGTGCAATTTCCAGTGTCCAAatttttattcaagtaaaatcAACACAGTGTACAAATATTCTATTAGTAAAATTCCAGCATTCAAACTTTTTTCCTTATGTAAGTATAAAAGTATtagcatgaaaataaaaacgtaAAAGTAGGcaactcattatgcagaatagaCCATTTCAGGATAATATACTTTATGATATGTTATTGAGTTAAGTGAAGCATTTATGCGTACATTACTTTAGGGTTATTGATGTTGctttaatgtaataaaaggtAGAGAGCTTTTATATACTGCCACGTGTCTTGTTAACTTCACCAAGGGATCAATACAGTCTTAATCcataataatgtatttgtttattatattgtattattaatctaaatctgcaatatatatatatatataaagtataggCATACTTTATTTCCCTGTGAATTATCCATTGGGAGTAGTAGTATCAAGCAGAAACTGAAAAAGTACCTCAACATTGTACTTAAGCACTAAATTATCCACTTAGGTACTTTCTACACAATATTTTGTATAAGtaaataaagtacaagtatgCAAAGACTCCATTTTTTAAGTATATGTAGGcactttccaccactggagTACATTCACAAATTGTACTTATTTCGACTATAACAGTACATTGATACTTTCCAACTCAACCAGCTTTAACAGCAGTTGAAGTATCCAAGTATCTTAATACCAAACTATtataaaaatggcaaaaagcTTATTATTTATTCCAAATGTAACCATTGACCCCATATGAGAAGGAATATTTTAACTATGTAACCGAATTAAACGAAATGTTTTTAGGCATGAAAATACGTTCATAACTTTattataactgtgtgtgtgtgttgacgtTCATTAGTAGGAGTTTGTGTTTTCAGCGGCACACATTGCTCACTGTCACCGGGGAGGGGGcaggacggagagagagagagagagagagagagagagagagagagagagagagagagagagagagagagagagagagagagagagagagaggagtgactTACTTTCAAAAATAGTACACTTCATCACAGCAGCAGCCGGTACAGCAGCGACGGGTGTGGAGGGAGTGAAACATGGTGGGCTACGGACGTAAATAACGGGACCGAGacaacattatttaaatcagAAAAGAGGAAACCGCGGCATACGGCgagaaaagaggaagtggaTATTTCCGCAGGGAAGAAACTGGGTTTAAGTCGCTACAACACGTTACAC
This window of the Anoplopoma fimbria isolate UVic2021 breed Golden Eagle Sablefish chromosome 18, Afim_UVic_2022, whole genome shotgun sequence genome carries:
- the LOC129106989 gene encoding toll-like receptor 5, coding for MWTLSLQVVVVSVFLQVPGCFPSCLIFGSVANCGSQKLRWVPPLPPHITHLYLEMNHIHEINSTSLSGLEDLQELDLGRQHVPLVIRNNAFSGQRRLRGLVLGFNVGLRLEPQAFVGLSGLQNLYLDYCSLQDSILMENYLEPLSSLETLDLFGNKIKRLQPSMFFRNITNLKDLNLKLNPIDKICESDLVGFQGKDFKVLNLNSVHLKAMFNEKFDRQECGNPFRGMSFQTLDMSHNGFSVGKSKQFFTAIKGTKISHLKLSGHMGKGFSFSNLPDPDRSTFAGLNDSSVIILDLSKNRIFALQQGVFSPLKEVAIIDLSQNKVNQIHRHAFEGLQGHLRKLNLSHNLLGEIHSYTFASLANLRVLDLSYNHIGALGHGSFSGLPQLKSLILTGNSLRDLGFPSSLPSLDYLLLNDNRLTQLSVSSLSRFAGNIIHLDIQDNRLTNIGDVYMFLTKLKRLQNLFYGGNTIRWCTLRVSAVGLNNVKALDLHSSSLQTMWSQGRCLNLFDNLGHVIGLNLSFNAVQSLPQGLFKGLTSVVEMDLSSNSLTYLPSDIFPKSLKALHLSNNFIASPDPAAFRSLSFLDLKMNRFRCDSDLKSFLTWLNKTNVTLLSPVEELRCEFPSGFYNVPLLDFSARTTQQ